In Osmerus eperlanus chromosome 4, fOsmEpe2.1, whole genome shotgun sequence, the sequence CTCTCTTTGGGATATGAAAGTCAGAGAACAGAATATACAGtacaaaagagaaaaaaaagccaACAGGTGTCCGTTATTCAATCAGGCAATACTGCATCATAGACCTGTGACTGTCATCAGAACACAATTGGCTACTGTAGGAACAGAATAAATAGTGCTGTTTAAGCTCGTGAACTGTGCGTCACTGCTCCGCCATGTGTCAATCACAGCCAGGCGGCCGTGTCCATCTGACCATCCTACTGGGGCACGGGGACAAGCCAGGAGATGGATCAGACCTGGACATGACCTGGCCTGAGAGGTGCTCTCGTGAGGAACATGTACCAAACACGATCACCTCGCTctgactctgtcacacacacatccttctaaGTGCTCAAATTTCCTTGGGGATCATTGTATCGAATTTCCTCGATTTTAAGCGATTTAATTGTCACTAATTTAGTAAAATGTAATTGTACTGCTGTGTCAgcagtaacactagcaggtactTACTGTGGCAGGTACTTCCTGTGGCAGGTACTTCCTGACGGCATTCTGACCTCTTCAGAACCCAGAAGCAGCGGTTCTGAGTGTCTGCAGATACGTTGTCCCCTTGTGTCCCTCCTGCAGCCACGGGCCTGTCCCCACGCCAAACGCACGCCAGTAGACCGCTGACCCCCTCCAGCTAGCGGCTCGTCTGATTGACGTGTGACGTTACGTCCCAGGAACCTGGCCTACCTGACACCCTGGACCCCCTCctgggcccccctgcccccgacACATCTCATCCCTCTGCCTCCCACTCTCCAGATCAGCTTTCATAGTCGTGTAAATACCTTAAGCCATGGCTAATTAGAAAAACAGACTACGTACGACTGTAGACTCTGTTTTAATTGATCtctagacacccacacacatcccgcCACTACACGACAAAATCAAGTCACCGGAATTATCCAGACTTTATGGAAAAACTGATGGAAATGATGTCGTCTCTGAGTGTTGagcatcctccctcccttcctctccctcccctcctcctctccttctcctttcctcctccctgatGGTGGTGAGTCATGGTGGGTATTTAACCAAGTGAGATCAGCCCTGTTagattcctgtctctctccctcgtctaAGCCTCGCCATGTGCTGCCTGGTGAATACAGGCAGGCCGGCAGGTGGTCAACTTAATATAAGTCTAATGTGAACACACAATGAGAAGTAAAACAAAACGTTCGATATTGCCCCAGGTCATTATGGCTGATTACTGCTCCTGGTTGCCCTTGGAGGAATGATGATGCAGAGAAAACGTTATGTGTGGACATTCAAACATATGAAACTTAAATTAAATTAACAATTAAACTATTCGGTATAATCCAGACTGAAATTAGCACAGTGACTTTGTTCTATTTCTTTGATAAAGATTTCACCTAACTTGATTATTTAAATGTCTTTGTCCTGTCAAGTCCTTTCTTGTTTGAGCTTTGCACGTTTCATAATCATATAATGCATTCCAGTTTCTACTTTTCCAGCTCCTCCCATAGAGTAAAAATAGGCGCAACGTCTCCCGCTTCCATAGTAGACTACTGActcgaagaaaaaaaaactacaaaataaAGACGACGAACATCTCGTTGAAGTTGCGTTTGCAGACTCGGTAACGTGTCATGTTATTACCAATCTCGTTGTTCAACGCTTTGAATGATTGTTCGTCTTCATGTTGACCTTTAACGTCGACAAtcatgacacagacacacgaaaATATGTCCTACTTCCCGATACAAAATTAGGCCGTTTGTTGTACGAAACAGTTTCATTATTGTTTCTGTTTtatgtttacattacatttacatttagcagacgcttttacgcTGACCCCCTGTTTAAGGTGTTAATAGATAGAAACTTGGAGTTAATGTGACATTTTTTATGAGATTTCGACGTTTTTGAATAAATGGAAAACCACTTTCACTTTCAGGTAGGCCTAGGTCTAAattcagggctgccaacttttccaaaaaccttggagtgagatttggtatttggtgcatcctcgataaaaggggTGGATCAAGAACATTTCGGGGTATTTTTGGCGTCCATgcatctcagatttgattgtagtttttgcatgttcaacatggattacaggtctaaagttgaatgaacgagtacttatgtccattcgatttcttacagggtaagtcgtcgttgcccataacacgctagcattctgctaacgaattctgattggttagtgaaggactgactacgaccagagatcccgcttgatggcatccgaagcagaaccagaatgtcagagccatagatagataggtagatgtctcgtctgcgttgccggacaatggagtcgaacgtccgcacatggcagccatcttgctacagtcaactcgtgACCCTGGTGAGAACCCAACTAATTCCACTTTGCACTGCCCCTAGTGGTCTGGAGAACGATTTGGTGTGAACTTGAAATGCAGCGTTTctgcaaatgttgtgttttttgggtgtgctcaagccttcggcgagagcacaacctttgttctctcacatatatatttatttatttattgtttattttcgcccccttaaaactcagtcaatatttggcctacatacacaacggcggtgtcaaaaggttcgtcttggtagcgattgcgttgcttctattggaatttacgttcaaatttacaaatttattcgttttgatacAACGATGAGGCTGTCAACTGTCGTATCCTTTAAAAAACACGACTGATTTAATCATCTCATATAATCCACGAGAAGATTTAATCGAGTCGAGGAAACTGATTTCCTGATTTACAGTTATGTAGAATTCGTAGTGGTTTGTTGCATGTGATTATATTACTTAAGTTATTTAAGTGAAGCAATTTAATGTACTTTTATTGAATATGAAtcagcttggtgtgtgtgaatgtgtgtgtgtgttagctctgACCCTGGCCTCTCCGTACGAGGGGTCCTTAGGCCACAGCCAGAGCCGGCCCTAGGGTTTTGGGGGccctaaaaaaaaaatagtaGGGGGCCCTTTGATTGGAGATTTTTATTaatttttacaaatgttttttttgggggggggtgattgGCTGTGTGGTTATTGGCTGTgtggtgattggctggctgtgtggtgattggctgtgtggtgattggctgtgtggtgattggctggctgtgtgGTGATTGGCTATGTGGTGATtggctgtgtggtgtgagttATCACCTCTCAGACTTCACACCGGACACTAGAaatgatttgtgtacttgcaaaaaaaggttttgtgtctccgtagaagaaaaagatttgtgtacttatACAAAAAAGGAGCCTTgagccttgttgcccagggcacagaaaattgttaatccggccctggttAGATTGGGAAGTATATTTCTTACTTCGCAATGTTAAAAGCCTATATTTTGGGTCTTGTTTATTGCAGTAAGCTTGCTGTAGAcctacaacatcaacaacaaactAGGCTACATCCAACtcctactttttaaatgaaATGTCAAAGTTAACGAATCATTGGAAACAACACTTTCATTTTAAGGTAAGGTCTGGTTTACACTTTCAGTCAGTGCACAATACATTTAGTCTTACCATGATATTCACTATTTATCCAACAAAAATATAGGGTGAATTATGGTAATCTGGGCACTTTCTTTTCATGCATTTTCTCATGGGAGCTTCCTGATTGACAATTGCCCTGCACATTTGTGACACCATACCAATCAAGTTTTGCACATAACATCAATGCTAACCCTTGAGTAAAAATTCTGTGGACTAGACATTGTCATAgtaggaaaaaaaaacacactggaGCTTAGGTGTCCCACATTACGAAGAAGAATACAGGATATTGCAAAGAAGTGCTGTCTGACCAGGGCTCACAACATCAACAAGGACATCTCCCACCCGCACCATGGACTGTTCCACTCACTGCTGAACTCTGGAAAGACGTTCCGCAGGTTTTGATGCAGAACAGACATTTTCTACAACAGCTTTATCCCACAAGCCATACGACTGCTGAACTTAAAATAATaattcctccatcccccctcacacacccttacaGGACTGCTACACTGAACTTTGTAATATAACATAATTAGTTAGCATTTTTATACATACGTTTTAATAGCATTTTTATACATAGCTTAATATATATAACTGGCTGTAATatgtaatatatattttagacaTAGGTTTTTATACATAGTGTATATACCCATTTATTTATGTAAGCACATCACTGCACTATCCTGAGCCTATTGAAACTAAATTTCGTTCTTtcttaatgtaaagtgaaaTTGAATGACAATAAAGgtgactgaactgaactgattaCCCAATGTCCCAGATTACCAGAATTCACCCAACTAAATTTATATCTGTTCTTTATGTAACAATACAAGTTATAACATCAGTGCTATGTATATACATAGTATAGTCACCTATCTTCTCCAATATTTGTAGATCCTGGTACTCTCTTTACACATTGGACTCTGTATGGAAACTGCATGTGGACGAGCAGAGTACCAGATAGGGAAAGAGTGCTGTCGCATGTGTGCACCTGGTGAGGACCACTTCTCTATATGATATGACTTATAGGATGAATGATAATATAAAAGTAACACCATGATCTTATGCCCCCCAGGAAACAGAGTTCATAAAGATTGTACTGAATTCACAAGCACTTCCTGCATTCCTTGTACTGGCTCTACTTTTCTCAACCAGCCCAATGAACGCTCAAGCTGCTTTCCATGTACAAACTGTGATCCAGGTAACTGCCTCTACCAGTTCTCATGTAGCTGAGATGAGCTTTGGCAGATGTAGTGGTCATGTGTTTTCTCAGTTTCAGGTTTGAAGGTAAAGCAAGGCTGCACATCCATATCCGATGCTGTGTGTCAACCACTTGAGGGATACTTTTGCAAATTACCAACATACCAAGGTTGTGCATTTGCCCAGGAACACAGCAGATGTAAACCTGGACAATACATCAGTCAGCAAGGTTTGCCTCATAGTCCCATGTACCTCTAGGAATAATCATGACACATTTTTCTATAGCTTTTCTGACTGTAGTCCAATATCTACATGTGTATACTAAATGAGGTTTCTCCAACTGTGTTTATGCAGCAACATCCTCTAAAGACACTGAATGCTCAGACTGCACTGGTGATACTTTTTCCAATGGATCGTTGACATCCTGCCAACCACACACAAAGTAAGATGCACATGTACTGCTATTAACATTGTATCACCTGCAAAATGTGAAACTCAGACCAAAATTAAATGTTATTACTCATTACTCTATGCAGGTGTGAATCATTGGACAAGGTCCAAGTCATTCCTGGTGACCATTCGTCTGATACTGCTTGTGAAACAGCAACGTCTGGAGTTGGAGTCATTCTTATAGTCATTGCTACATGCATTCCCATTGTTGGAACCATGGCCTTTCTTGTTTATTGGAAGTGTGTACGTAAAAAAACAATGAACACAGGTAAGAATGTTGTTGATAACTTGACCTGCATGGTATTTTTCTAGATCAGGCTAAAAAGTCACCTGTCATAAAATGACTTGGGATCTTCTTTTCAAAAATAGTTTAGAAAGTTATGAATGGAGATTTATGCAGATAGTAAACCTAAGACAGACAAGCCTGTTTTACACACTGAAAATACACTCATGTAGCCTCTTTTACCCCATGGCTGTTGAGAGCAGGGCCTTATATTAGTTTAACTACAGTATGATGTACTTTATATTAGCTTGTTATATTAGCACTGTTCAGGAGAATGGCGATGTGCCAGAGTGTTCTGTGCACAGGTGAAGACGAGGCGAGAGAGCTCAATACTCCAAGAAACCCTTATTAAGGTTCAtcacaaaccatcgttgtgtttacccaattttacccaatacaaaaacaaaaaataataattttcttttaacctttacaatgtggggggtctgagacagcccaacggttaaaagaaaatgcttcactttgtttttgtatgcggtaaagttgtcgcaatatgacggtgggtcacaatgaattGCTACATGCAATGCCATTGTTGGAACCATGGCCTTTCTTGTTTATTGGAAGTGTGAACGTAAAAAAACAATGAACACAGGTAAGAATGTTGTTGATAACTTGACCTGCATGGTATTTTTCTAGATCAGGCTAAAAAGTCACTCATAAAATGACTATGgatctttttttcaaaaatagttTAGAAAGTTATGAACAGGGAGATTTATGCACATAgttacacttacatttagtcatttagcagacgctcttatccagagcgacttacagtaagtacagggacattccccccgaagcaagtagggtaaagtgccttgcccaaggacacaacgtcatttgacacagccgggaatcgaagttgaccagtgaccttctgattactagcctgatcctctaaccgctcagccacctgactccatagtTAACCTAAGACCGAAAAACAGCCTGGGACATTGAAACacagaccgcccccccccccccccctccctgacaaTTTCACAGTTTCAAGTGTTATAGGCTGTATATGTgcgcggggggagggggcggggtggcGGTTACaaacatgaagaaaaaaaacgaggGGGTACGTAGATGGAGATCGAATGTCTGAAGGGGTATGGGACTGTACCCCTGTAAGTTTGGGAACCACTGAACTAGGCTATGTGAGGCTCACATCACCATTAGCCTACCTCTTGCACTATGGAAAAATAAGCAGCATCTAATGTATGTTGTATGCTTTTTTCTGGGTTGCACTGACAAttgttcttttgtgtgtgtttgttacaaCCAAAATGAATCCCTCATTTACAGAAAACAGACAGGTAAATATATATTTCTTCCCATTAACCAACACTTTTGTAAATGGAGGCTATAGTCTGACTATTTTACCGTTCTTTCAATATTTAAGGAATCAAAGGAATCACTGATGCTGCCAGTTCCGGAAACAAGTGATTGCTAACTTTGTCCAGATGATGCATGATACATTTAGTTATTCATGAATTATATGGACTGACCAAAAACAATTTTACCCTCAGTTTCACTCCTCATGGATATGTCACCAAACAACTCTGACTAATTGGTGGTTCACAATTAAATTCAAATACTAGACCCGAACTCTCCAGGATTCTGTTTGGACCCTCCACCATAAGACATGAAAAGATATAAGAGGAACAATGCGGATTCCGTCCTGGCCATGGAACTGTGGACCAACTCTTTACCCTTGCAGAGTTTcttgcatcatgtgtgtgtattgtgtgtacaGAAACCCAAGTCTGCTCGCTTGGCCATGATGGTACTATGCACTGGAGTTCGTAGTAAAGGAAATAGATACATT encodes:
- the LOC134019135 gene encoding tumor necrosis factor receptor superfamily member 14-like isoform X3; protein product: MSKLTNHWKQHFHFKILVLSLHIGLCMETACGRAEYQIGKECCRMCAPGNRVHKDCTEFTSTSCIPCTGSTFLNQPNERSSCFPCTNCDPVSGLKVKQGCTSISDAVCQPLEGYFCKLPTYQGCAFAQEHSRCKPGQYISQQATSSKDTECSDCTGDTFSNGSLTSCQPHTKCESLDKVQVIPGDHSSDTACETATSGVGVILIVIATCIPIVGTMAFLVYWKCVRKKTMNTENRQESKESLMLPVPETSDC
- the LOC134019135 gene encoding tumor necrosis factor receptor superfamily member 14-like isoform X1 → MSKLTNHWKQHFHFKILVLSLHIGLCMETACGRAEYQIGKECCRMCAPGNRVHKDCTEFTSTSCIPCTGSTFLNQPNERSSCFPCTNCDPVSGLKVKQGCTSISDAVCQPLEGYFCKLPTYQGCAFAQEHSRCKPGQYISQQATSSKDTECSDCTGDTFSNGSLTSCQPHTKCESLDKVQVIPGDHSSDTACETATSGVGVILIVIATCIPIVGTMAFLVYWKCVRKKTMNTENRQVNIYFFPLTNTFVNGGYSLTILPFFQYLRNQRNH
- the LOC134019135 gene encoding tumor necrosis factor receptor superfamily member 14-like isoform X2, which codes for MSKLTNHWKQHFHFKILVLSLHIGLCMETACGRAEYQIGKECCRMCAPGNRVHKDCTEFTSTSCIPCTGSTFLNQPNERSSCFPCTNCDPVSGLKVKQGCTSISDAVCQPLEGYFCKLPTYQGCAFAQEHSRCKPGQYISQQATSSKDTECSDCTGDTFSNGSLTSCQPHTKCESLDKVQVIPGDHSSDTACETATSGVGVILIVIATCIPIVGTMAFLVYWKCVRKKTMNTGKNVESKESLMLPVPETSDC